Below is a genomic region from Glycine soja cultivar W05 unplaced genomic scaffold, ASM419377v2 Super-Scaffold_110, whole genome shotgun sequence.
CATCGTTAAAAAATAGTCAATATTCGAAGAAGTGAAATATAAGATATATGTATCTTTCATTTAtagtagattgtgactaattattataacttGGACAAATTTGTAATGATCAGTAGACTgttacaatgtttattttggtaaaTTAGAACAATGTCTATTTTGGATAATTTCTATTGtgagagacaaattatggttgaTAGTCAATATTATCGTTATACtctgtttgttttaaattatgtttgccaatatttttttcaatgattATTCTAATGTTATgcttttaatgataaaaaatgatgaaattataccctaaaattatattttactcttaGGTGAAATGAAATTTCAGGTCTAACAAATTAGTCTAATAAAAACATACTCATATTTAGgtccaataaaaaattgttgacatctttattcaataataataacttattgacattttggtccaatggAATGTATTGAcgtttaggtaaaaaaaaattactaacatttttcttcaataaaaaaatattggcaTTTTTGTCTACAAAAAATTTACTACATTTACTTCCAAAAATGATATCTTTCAGACATTTTTGTTCAATATAGTTAGCATGACCACATTAACAATCATTTACGCGTCATttaggctattttattaacgttGATAGATGAAATTTAATGGtcagatatatttgtcgcacttattatattttcagggactaaatttgtatttttattttttagagaaacatttatcaataaattacaCATTTAAAACAAAAGTGATTATTTACCCTAAATATAAATCACACTAGTAAAGAGATGAAAACTGAAcctttccatttttattttgtttgttccttttctttattttgggcTTTAGgcgtaagttaaaaaaaaattaaaaaaaaaaaaaccttggcATTCCTAGTGGCTTGTGTATAATTTAACGAATATTTTTACTCCTTccccctccccctttttttttctctggatCCATTTTCCCCTTTGTGCTTGGTATGTAAAACTCCTAAATAAAAGGATCTATGAACTTTTCAACCAAACAAAAAGTTTCCTTAAAAAAGACTAACTAAATTGTCTTATAGTTCACAATGACTTTCCATTTGTTAGGGAAGATCAAACATTTGTTAATTGCTGACCACCATTTGGGGGCTAGCTGGCCTTGTTTCTGTCTATTGCTTCTTCAGTTTTTAATTTTCTGAATGGTTTCTATGAACCTAGGAAATCACTTCAATGCTAAATTTTGATTATCCATCATTGTTCTTCTAGtatgttacatttttttccttGGCAGAAAATCACATTTTCATTGAATATTTTTCAATGAGGTTTGTGACAAACATATGCGTCACCTATTGCTGTAGCAATGAATAAAATGTTGAGTTTTTCACGGATGGAGATGAGTTGTGACAAACACATTCAGCCACAAACAAGCTTGAAAGCATTTTAGTTTCTTCTTTGTACAAACATTCAGAGAGACAAAGATGGGTTTGAATGTGAAGGACATTCACCTTCGTTTGTTCAAAGTGGTTCAAGATTCAACCAAGTCTAGTTACTCATTTATGCGAAGGCATCCACTGGTTTCAGGTGCTTCATTAGTATGCTTCATCCTATATGTATTCCTTTCTTATATTTACAACTTATTGGTTTACATGTCCCCTTTCCTTGTGTGTGctgttattttcattaaaatattttggagTTCTGAGCAAACTCAACTCAAATATGTCAAAACAAATGAGGAAAAAGGAGGGCAGAAAAAGGTTGAACCAAAATGTCCAAAGATACCAAACAATAGGAGACCTGAGATGCTTTATAAGTATCCATCACAAAATGCCACAAGTAGAAGGAGAAACTTTAGGGACAAGAATTGGGATGTGTATGGTGGTTTAGAGGAAAAGGCCAAGGATTTGTCAGCAGTTTTTCATAATGAGTTCACTAAAAGAAACATAGAGAAAAAAGGGGCCAGATATTTTGAGAAGGGAGAGAGTGCTTTGGATAATAGGTTGTCAACAAAAAAAACTCAGGTTCCTAAGAGGCAAATCTTGAGATCTGAACCTTCAATGGTTGACTTGGTGGAATGTAGTGATTTAGAGATAGAGAAAAAGATAGAGGATGGAGATGACGAGGATGGGGAAGAAACACAGGAGGAAAGTAACAAAGCTATAGAATGGACAGAAGATGATCAGAAAAACCTTATGTATCTTGGCAATTCAGAAATGGAAAGAAACAGAAGGTTAGAGAATCTCATAGCCAGAAGAAGAGCAAAAAAGCTATTTAAGGGGCAGGTTGAGAAGGGTCAAATTGATAAAAAACCAATGGCACCAGTGCTTACTAAAAGAAGCAATCACTTAGATTCCTCTTCAAAGGACTTTGATGATGGTTTAGACATGCCTGGTTCTGCTCCATCTCTTATGCCAAGAAGTCCTTCTGACAATCCCTATGATCCTTCTGAGGAGAAGCCTAACCTCACAGGAGATAGTTTCCCTCAAGAATTTTCTAGTCAGAAGTACATGCCATTTAGCAGGCATGAAAGCTTCATTTCAAGCCACCTTTTCCCATCAGAAACCAAACATGACCATGGAGCTAGAGAGCACTATTACTTTAATAAAGGAAGGAAGTATTCTGATAGACTTGCATACTCAAGATTCAGAAGACCTCATACAGGTGACAATCACTTTTTCTCCTCCTTTTTCTCCTCCTTTTTCTCCACCTTTTCCCATCAGAAACCAAACATGACCATGAAGCCTAATCTTCTTATGTTGAATAAGTGATCTATTAAGTTGATTGTCCAACATACCctaaacaaaaagagaaaacagTGGTAAAAGTTGACTAAGAAAACTGAATGTATTCTACTTATGCAGATAAGGGAACTCACGATTGGCTAATTGACCAGTTGATATACAATGAAAGTGGTGAAAATGGATTGCATACACCTAATCCTCCAACAACAAATGGAGAGGAATCAACACATGAGGAGGATGGAAAATGTATAACTGATATGGAAAACACGATAGATGAGAATGATCATGAAACAAAATCCATGTCAGGTCAAATAAGTGAGCCAGGATCAGATAGATCACGGCCATGGGCAAGGTTCCCTAAGCCTCACGCGAGGCTCCTTAGTTTTCCAGTATCTACTACTGCTACTACTTATATTACTAATATAAATGAagctttgtatgacactgtcacatCTGTAGTTGATAAGAGGCAAGAAAGTATGTTTTTAAACCATGGGAGAAATTGTCACACCCCAACATATTCTATAGCTTCTGActt
It encodes:
- the LOC114404069 gene encoding uncharacterized protein LOC114404069, which gives rise to MGLNVKDIHLRLFKVVQDSTKSSYSFMRRHPLVSGASLVCFILYVFLSYIYNLLVYMSPFLVCAVIFIKIFWSSEQTQLKYVKTNEEKGGQKKVEPKCPKIPNNRRPEMLYKYPSQNATSRRRNFRDKNWDVYGGLEEKAKDLSAVFHNEFTKRNIEKKGARYFEKGESALDNRLSTKKTQVPKRQILRSEPSMVDLVECSDLEIEKKIEDGDDEDGEETQEESNKAIEWTEDDQKNLMYLGNSEMERNRRLENLIARRRAKKLFKGQVEKGQIDKKPMAPVLTKRSNHLDSSSKDFDDGLDMPGSAPSLMPRSPSDNPYDPSEEKPNLTGDSFPQEFSSQKYMPFSRHESFISSHLFPSETKHDHGAREHYYFNKGRKYSDRLAYSRFRRPHTDKGTHDWLIDQLIYNESGENGLHTPNPPTTNGEESTHEEDGKCITDMENTIDENDHETKSMSGQISEPGSDRSRPWARFPKPHARLLSFPVSTTATTYITNINEALYDTVTSVVDKRQESMFLNHGRNCHTPTYSIASDLQVEVSEVGSPTSTVGENAETNSSIDRDSIFYDGDIGRDVSSGSEELWGASFHGGKEARGVRSEADNNAEVNNNSKDVVSSTTPRHIDENAADVSSMSSKSDVPEDTPTNAINNHHNFFGYMKYPVGETEAPQSSNSSHALDQLPNEAHSERPEEWCNMLENVTNEEQVINDVNNSTSTEQDNTENLRSNEEPSTLVMRQESIDETSNSSVSSSPRSVLPEKTMSDDVSPSTFDQDLHIDVQQFIMEGLAQETLNSESPTGTMPQTIQPTMDETTDESHNVDFNHSQEQTNPLENSIEESNVFGSMNDEEVSNMEEEDKSKNDENSEGNSDHLNTQATTESARPISEITTLEDTVLSTELIEDGKNDKPSSSSNIQKECSDKR